GATCGAAGCGAAACTTTCCACCATGGTACAGATGATGGAGCTGGTGCAGGTCTCCGAATGGCGTCTGATCGGCGAAGTTTTAGGTATCAATGGGGATATCGCGAATATACAGGTCTACGAAGATACCAGCGGGGTAAAGCCAGGCGATAGTATCTACGGGACGGGGCTTCCGTTATCGGTCGAACTCGGCCACGGGTTGATCGGCAACGTTTTCGACGGTATTCAGCGCCCGTTG
The Brevinematales bacterium DNA segment above includes these coding regions:
- a CDS encoding V-type ATP synthase subunit A, which produces MKENTVGTITRVNGPLIEAKLSTMVQMMELVQVSEWRLIGEVLGINGDIANIQVYEDTSGVKPGDSIYGTGLPLSVELGHGLIGNVFDGIQRPL